From one Leifsonia soli genomic stretch:
- a CDS encoding MarR family winged helix-turn-helix transcriptional regulator → MATVRTRPDPRKLTDDELELFRAFHLMRRGFERTLDAQLQQDDGISISELEVLMALIRSPGRRLRVRDLVDATGWEKSRVSHQVTRMAARGFVERQECAEDRRATWIHLTGEGRRVVVRALPKHSATIRRILFDALTPDQQEHLLGIARTMNAAIDAEECEPPADCDD, encoded by the coding sequence ATGGCCACCGTGCGCACCCGTCCCGACCCGCGGAAGCTGACGGACGACGAGCTGGAGCTGTTCCGCGCCTTCCATCTCATGCGACGCGGGTTCGAACGGACCCTGGATGCGCAGCTGCAGCAGGACGACGGCATCTCGATCTCCGAGCTCGAAGTGCTGATGGCGCTGATCCGCTCGCCGGGGCGGCGACTGCGCGTCCGGGACCTGGTGGATGCGACGGGCTGGGAGAAGAGCCGCGTCTCGCATCAGGTCACCCGGATGGCGGCGCGCGGTTTCGTGGAGCGCCAGGAGTGCGCGGAAGACCGCCGTGCGACGTGGATCCATCTCACCGGGGAGGGCCGCCGCGTCGTCGTCCGCGCGTTGCCGAAGCACTCGGCGACGATCCGCCGCATCCTGTTCGACGCCCTCACGCCGGACCAGCAGGAGCACCTGCTCGGGATCGCACGGACGATGAACGCGGCCATCGACGCCGAGGAGTGCGAGCCGCCCGCGGACTGCGACGACTGA
- a CDS encoding DUF3566 domain-containing protein, whose product MPSRGSKQKKRATMRLVYIDFWSALKMSFLVSIIVAAITVVIGLLIWSALERFGLVAAASNFLEDIAGAQGADLVAGLTFPNVMTFTLVVALLEVIVVSALGAIFAALFNLAVHVVGGWKVTFGSD is encoded by the coding sequence ATGCCGTCTCGGGGCAGCAAGCAGAAGAAGCGCGCGACGATGCGGCTGGTGTACATCGACTTCTGGTCGGCGCTGAAGATGTCGTTCCTGGTCAGCATCATCGTTGCGGCGATCACCGTGGTGATCGGCCTGCTCATCTGGAGCGCGCTCGAACGTTTCGGCCTGGTCGCCGCCGCCAGCAACTTCCTCGAGGACATCGCGGGGGCGCAGGGCGCCGACCTCGTCGCCGGCCTGACCTTCCCCAATGTGATGACGTTCACGCTCGTGGTCGCACTGCTCGAGGTCATCGTGGTGTCCGCGCTCGGGGCGATCTTCGCCGCCCTGTTCAACCTCGCCGTCCACGTCGTGGGCGGCTGGAAGGTCACCTTCGGGAGCGACTGA
- a CDS encoding energy-coupling factor ABC transporter ATP-binding protein — protein sequence MPGSLPAPDAVPALRLDGVGVRLGEVDALRDVSLALDARTVAVIGENGSGKSTFARLLAGLVAPGAGVTRILGLDPVRQAAELRRRVAVVFSNPDAQIVMPTVAEDVAFSLRPERLGRDELRRRVDAALERFGLSALRERSSHDLSGGQKQLLALAGAFVREPELVVADEPTTYLDARNARRVSDHLLADTGHRLVLVTHDLALAERCGAAVLFAGGRVEAVGRPAEVIADYEAALAC from the coding sequence ATGCCCGGCAGCCTCCCCGCGCCGGACGCCGTCCCCGCCCTGCGGCTGGACGGCGTCGGCGTTCGCCTCGGTGAGGTGGACGCGCTCCGCGACGTCAGCCTGGCCCTCGACGCGCGCACCGTCGCGGTGATCGGCGAGAACGGCTCCGGCAAGTCGACCTTCGCCCGCCTGCTCGCCGGGCTGGTCGCCCCGGGCGCCGGCGTCACCCGCATCCTCGGCCTCGACCCGGTGCGGCAGGCCGCCGAGCTCCGGCGGCGCGTCGCCGTGGTGTTCAGCAACCCCGACGCTCAGATCGTGATGCCGACCGTCGCGGAGGACGTCGCCTTCTCGCTCCGGCCCGAGCGCCTCGGCCGCGACGAGCTGCGACGGCGGGTGGATGCGGCGCTCGAGCGCTTCGGGCTCTCCGCGCTGCGTGAGCGCTCGTCGCACGACCTGTCGGGCGGCCAGAAGCAGCTCCTCGCCCTCGCCGGTGCGTTCGTCCGCGAGCCCGAGCTGGTCGTCGCCGACGAGCCGACGACGTACCTCGACGCCCGCAACGCGCGCCGCGTCTCCGACCATCTGCTGGCCGACACCGGGCACCGCCTGGTGCTCGTCACCCACGACCTGGCGCTCGCCGAGCGCTGCGGGGCCGCCGTGCTGTTCGCCGGCGGCCGGGTGGAGGCGGTCGGACGACCCGCGGAGGTCATCGCGGACTACGAAGCGGCGCTCGCATGCTGA
- a CDS encoding SGNH/GDSL hydrolase family protein, which produces MAAAAASAALAASLLTAAPASAAPNGYLALGDSYATGQAIGGAKGADPACLRSPASYPSQIAADFGLALTDNTCSGAVLDDVFSTSSAGRPPQAGAPADSIGLITLSMGGNDLGFRSVLTNCLAVSATGPITDGAASCREKHTSGGVDDIVQKLTNEVTPKFEATLAKLRTTYPKARILVVGYLPLMPDAAHTPAGGCFQKLTLQGTTFPFVTTDLEWMHSVQRTVDVQFQQAAENTGAEYLSQLTTAADHTVCSASGQPYIGSLELKGLSGATPQSFHPNAAGLKATGQAVAAALQPRDAFQGIRGQLAPLGGDQYQLQIIVPRSLTSVPDVAATKNGEYLGTVKGSEYYYLYQRTGAATRTYYNTITVTPGDQVELRVHQNGTRQVLTSLPDSFQGVTGQLVHTGGTSSVLEIWVPINTLYTTPGVTARNNGHYLSHVAGEHAWYLSLSSVPGYRVYRQAVTVNPGDVVTLDVGGTGEKQTLS; this is translated from the coding sequence TTGGCGGCCGCGGCCGCGTCGGCCGCGCTCGCCGCGTCCCTGCTGACGGCCGCGCCCGCGTCCGCCGCACCGAACGGCTACCTCGCGCTCGGCGACTCGTATGCCACAGGCCAGGCGATCGGCGGTGCGAAGGGAGCGGATCCGGCATGCTTGCGGTCCCCGGCGAGCTACCCCTCGCAGATCGCGGCCGACTTCGGCCTCGCCCTCACCGACAACACCTGCAGCGGCGCGGTGCTGGACGACGTGTTCAGCACGTCGTCGGCCGGCCGGCCACCGCAGGCCGGCGCGCCGGCGGACTCGATCGGACTGATCACCCTCTCGATGGGCGGCAACGACCTCGGCTTCCGCTCGGTGCTCACGAACTGCCTCGCCGTCTCGGCGACGGGACCGATCACCGACGGGGCGGCGTCCTGCCGCGAGAAGCACACCAGCGGGGGCGTCGACGACATCGTTCAGAAGCTGACGAACGAGGTGACGCCGAAGTTCGAGGCGACGCTCGCGAAGCTGAGGACCACCTACCCGAAGGCCCGCATCCTCGTCGTCGGTTACCTGCCTCTCATGCCGGATGCCGCTCACACCCCGGCCGGCGGCTGCTTCCAGAAGCTGACGCTGCAGGGGACGACCTTCCCGTTCGTCACAACGGACCTCGAGTGGATGCACTCGGTGCAGCGCACCGTCGACGTCCAGTTTCAGCAGGCGGCGGAGAACACGGGCGCGGAGTACCTGTCGCAGCTGACGACGGCCGCCGACCACACGGTCTGTTCCGCATCCGGGCAGCCGTACATCGGATCGCTCGAGCTGAAGGGCCTCTCCGGAGCGACCCCGCAGTCCTTCCACCCCAATGCAGCGGGCCTGAAGGCGACAGGCCAGGCCGTCGCGGCGGCACTCCAGCCGCGAGATGCGTTCCAGGGCATCCGCGGCCAGCTCGCGCCCCTCGGCGGCGACCAGTACCAGCTGCAGATCATTGTGCCGCGCAGCCTGACGTCCGTGCCGGACGTTGCCGCGACGAAGAACGGCGAGTACCTGGGAACCGTGAAGGGCTCCGAGTACTACTACCTGTACCAGCGCACCGGGGCCGCAACGCGCACCTACTACAACACGATCACGGTCACGCCGGGCGATCAGGTCGAGCTGCGCGTCCACCAGAACGGCACGAGACAGGTGCTCACTTCGCTCCCGGACTCCTTCCAGGGGGTGACGGGCCAGCTCGTGCACACGGGCGGCACGTCCTCCGTGCTGGAAATCTGGGTGCCGATCAACACGCTGTACACCACCCCCGGGGTGACGGCACGGAACAACGGGCACTACCTCTCGCACGTGGCCGGTGAGCACGCCTGGTATCTCTCGCTGTCGAGCGTCCCCGGTTACCGGGTGTACCGCCAAGCCGTGACGGTGAACCCGGGCGACGTCGTCACCCTCGATGTGGGCGGCACGGGGGAGAAGCAGACGCTGAGCTAG
- a CDS encoding NADPH-dependent FMN reductase: MTKIAIIIGSTRPGRNGEAVARWVYENAAKRSGVEYELVDLKDWDLPHLDEAMPAAMGQYAGEHTKAWAAKIAEFDGFVFVTPEYNHSTSGALKNAIDYVGAEWYNKAAGFVSYGVFGGARAVEHLRLVLSQLQVATVSAHVGLSLAHDFENWQLKPTEQQTAALTPLFDQLEAWSAALETVRSGAQQDEDEAAA, from the coding sequence ATGACGAAGATCGCCATCATCATCGGAAGCACGCGCCCGGGGCGCAACGGCGAGGCCGTCGCCCGCTGGGTCTACGAGAACGCCGCCAAGCGCTCCGGCGTCGAGTACGAGCTCGTCGACCTCAAGGACTGGGACCTTCCGCACCTCGACGAGGCCATGCCCGCCGCCATGGGGCAGTACGCCGGTGAGCACACCAAGGCGTGGGCCGCGAAGATCGCCGAGTTCGACGGTTTCGTGTTCGTCACCCCCGAGTACAACCACAGCACCTCCGGCGCCCTCAAGAACGCGATCGACTACGTCGGCGCCGAGTGGTACAACAAGGCCGCCGGGTTCGTCAGCTACGGCGTCTTCGGCGGCGCCCGCGCCGTCGAGCACCTGCGCCTGGTGCTCTCGCAGCTCCAGGTCGCCACGGTCAGCGCGCACGTGGGCCTCAGCCTCGCCCACGACTTCGAGAACTGGCAGCTGAAGCCGACCGAGCAGCAGACCGCCGCGCTCACCCCGCTGTTCGACCAGCTCGAGGCGTGGTCCGCGGCGCTCGAGACCGTTCGCTCGGGCGCACAGCAGGACGAGGACGAGGCCGCGGCCTGA
- the poxB gene encoding ubiquinone-dependent pyruvate dehydrogenase, with protein sequence MPTVADTAVEILRDSGVTRIYGIPGDSLNGFTDAIRRTDGVTWEHVRHEEAAAFAASAEAALTGELAVCAGSCGPGNTHLINGLYDANRSRVPVLAIAAQIPGAEIGSAYFQETHPQDLFREASVYTELVSQADQMPRVLEIAMRTAIERRGVAVIVVPGDIFLADSAGRKKSAPITFSPRVTRPTDPELQAAADILNDAKRVTILAGAGAEGAHAQLVGLAGALQAPIVHAMRGKEFIEYDNPYDVGMTGLLGFSSGYRAMESCDVLLMLGTDFPYQQFFPSKAKVIQVDIRGENLGRRVPLDLGLVGSVRDTAEALLPLLKGRKDRKHLDASLSHYAKTRKSLDDLAVNDRNRTPIHPQYVARLVSELAAEDAVFIPDVGSPVVWAARYLRMNGRRRLIGSFSHGSMANALPQAIGAQTAFPGRQVVALAGDGGLAMLLGELLTLRQNKLPVKIVVFNNSSLNFVEVEMKAAGFVNFGTGLENPDFGEVARAIGLHGQRVEKPDDLEDALRTAFAHDGPALVEVVTARQELSIPPAITAKQVSGFTLYALRTIMSGRGDELIDLADTNVFRRLFD encoded by the coding sequence GTGCCCACAGTCGCCGATACCGCTGTCGAGATCCTGAGGGATTCGGGGGTGACCCGCATCTACGGCATCCCCGGAGACTCGCTCAACGGTTTCACCGACGCCATCCGCCGCACCGACGGCGTGACGTGGGAGCACGTGCGGCACGAGGAGGCGGCGGCCTTCGCGGCCTCCGCCGAGGCGGCGCTGACCGGCGAGCTCGCCGTCTGCGCCGGCAGCTGCGGCCCGGGCAACACCCACCTCATCAACGGTCTCTACGACGCCAACCGCAGCCGCGTCCCCGTGCTCGCCATCGCCGCCCAGATCCCGGGCGCCGAGATCGGCAGCGCGTACTTCCAGGAGACGCACCCGCAGGACCTGTTCCGCGAGGCGAGCGTCTACACCGAGCTTGTCAGCCAGGCGGACCAGATGCCGCGGGTCCTCGAGATCGCCATGCGCACCGCCATCGAGCGCCGGGGCGTCGCCGTGATCGTCGTGCCCGGCGACATCTTCCTCGCCGACAGCGCCGGCCGCAAGAAGTCGGCCCCGATCACGTTCTCGCCGCGCGTCACCCGGCCGACCGACCCCGAGCTGCAGGCCGCCGCCGACATCCTCAACGACGCCAAGCGGGTCACCATCCTCGCCGGAGCAGGAGCCGAGGGCGCGCACGCGCAGCTGGTCGGCCTCGCCGGTGCCCTCCAGGCGCCCATCGTGCACGCGATGCGCGGCAAGGAGTTCATCGAGTACGACAACCCCTACGACGTGGGGATGACGGGCCTGCTCGGCTTCTCCTCCGGCTACCGGGCGATGGAGTCGTGCGATGTGCTCCTCATGCTCGGGACCGACTTCCCGTACCAGCAGTTCTTCCCGTCGAAGGCGAAGGTCATCCAGGTCGACATCCGGGGTGAGAACCTCGGTCGCCGGGTCCCGCTCGACCTCGGCCTCGTCGGCAGCGTGCGGGACACGGCCGAGGCGCTGCTGCCGCTGCTGAAAGGCCGAAAGGACCGCAAGCACCTCGACGCATCGCTCTCGCACTACGCCAAGACCCGGAAGAGTCTGGACGACCTGGCGGTCAACGACCGCAACCGCACGCCCATCCACCCGCAGTACGTCGCCCGGCTGGTGAGCGAGCTGGCTGCGGAGGACGCCGTGTTCATCCCGGATGTCGGATCGCCGGTCGTCTGGGCGGCACGCTACCTGCGCATGAACGGACGCCGGCGACTGATCGGCTCGTTCTCGCACGGCAGCATGGCGAACGCCCTCCCGCAGGCGATCGGGGCGCAGACGGCGTTCCCGGGCCGGCAGGTGGTCGCGCTCGCCGGAGACGGCGGCCTGGCCATGCTGCTCGGCGAGCTGCTGACGCTCCGGCAGAACAAGCTGCCCGTGAAGATCGTGGTCTTCAACAACTCGTCGCTGAACTTCGTCGAAGTCGAGATGAAGGCGGCGGGGTTCGTCAACTTCGGCACCGGGCTGGAGAACCCGGACTTCGGTGAGGTCGCCCGGGCCATCGGACTGCACGGCCAGCGCGTCGAGAAGCCGGACGACCTCGAGGACGCCCTGCGCACGGCCTTCGCCCACGACGGCCCGGCGCTGGTGGAGGTCGTGACCGCCCGTCAGGAGCTCAGCATCCCGCCCGCGATCACGGCGAAGCAGGTCAGCGGGTTCACGCTGTACGCGCTCAGGACGATCATGAGCGGACGCGGCGACGAGCTGATCGACCTGGCCGACACGAACGTCTTCCGGCGCCTGTTCGACTGA
- a CDS encoding Fpg/Nei family DNA glycosylase encodes MPEGDTVYQAAQRLHRALAGRILTQTDFRVPAYATVDLSGQRMDEVVSRGKHLLMHVGDHTIHSHLKMEGSWEVYPPDGRWRHPGYQARAVLRTAEAQAVGFQLGVLEVLPRDREDDVVGHLGPDLLGPDWDAGEALRRLAEHPDVPVAVALLDQRNLAGLGNVYANELCFLRGMLPTRPVREADLAAAVDLGHRLITANRDRSVRVTTGDTRRGRNTWVYGRRGQPCRRCGTRIQSSSLGRTELEERVTYFCPVCQA; translated from the coding sequence ATGCCTGAGGGCGACACCGTCTACCAGGCGGCCCAGCGCCTGCACCGCGCCCTGGCCGGCCGGATCCTCACGCAGACGGACTTCCGCGTCCCCGCGTACGCGACGGTCGACCTCTCCGGGCAGCGCATGGACGAGGTCGTCAGCCGCGGAAAGCACCTGCTGATGCACGTGGGCGACCACACCATCCACAGCCACCTCAAGATGGAGGGCTCGTGGGAGGTCTACCCGCCGGACGGCCGCTGGCGGCATCCCGGCTACCAGGCGCGGGCGGTGCTCCGCACGGCCGAGGCGCAGGCCGTCGGCTTTCAGCTGGGAGTGCTGGAGGTCCTCCCCCGCGACCGGGAGGACGACGTGGTCGGGCACCTCGGCCCCGACCTGCTCGGGCCGGACTGGGACGCCGGCGAGGCGCTCCGCCGGCTCGCCGAGCATCCGGACGTGCCCGTCGCCGTCGCGCTCCTCGACCAGCGCAACCTCGCCGGCCTCGGCAACGTCTACGCCAACGAGCTGTGCTTCCTCCGCGGGATGCTGCCGACGCGGCCGGTCCGGGAGGCGGATCTGGCAGCCGCGGTCGACCTCGGCCACCGGCTCATCACGGCCAATCGCGATCGGAGCGTCCGCGTGACGACCGGCGACACGCGTCGTGGCCGCAACACCTGGGTGTACGGCCGCCGCGGTCAGCCCTGCCGCCGCTGCGGCACGCGCATCCAGTCGTCGTCCCTCGGCCGGACCGAGCTCGAAGAGCGGGTGACGTACTTCTGCCCGGTCTGCCAGGCGTAG
- a CDS encoding ScbR family autoregulator-binding transcription factor: protein MVKQERAQVTRGTIVSGAAAVFGRRGYGLASIADIAAEAGVTKGALYFHFPSKDELARAVITEQHRRTMVAAAEVVEQGLPGLETVVRLSAVLAHQLLTDPVVQAGIRLTTDVSMFDPPVTEPYEDWLRTTEALFRQAAEEGDLRPDLDPGMLASVVVPAYTGVQLVSETVARRADLLERLRDLWTVLLPGIVPPGELERLRRLPDLIH from the coding sequence ATGGTGAAGCAGGAGCGGGCCCAGGTGACGCGGGGGACGATCGTCTCCGGAGCCGCCGCGGTGTTCGGCCGCCGGGGGTACGGCCTCGCCTCGATCGCCGACATCGCCGCCGAGGCGGGCGTGACCAAGGGCGCGCTGTACTTCCACTTCCCGTCGAAGGACGAGCTGGCCCGCGCGGTGATCACCGAGCAGCACCGGCGGACGATGGTCGCGGCCGCCGAGGTGGTCGAGCAGGGCCTCCCGGGGCTCGAAACCGTTGTGCGGCTGAGCGCAGTGCTCGCGCACCAGCTGCTGACGGACCCCGTGGTGCAGGCGGGGATCCGGCTGACCACGGACGTGTCGATGTTCGATCCCCCGGTGACGGAGCCCTACGAGGACTGGCTGCGGACCACGGAGGCCCTGTTCCGCCAGGCCGCCGAGGAGGGCGATCTCCGTCCGGACCTCGACCCGGGGATGCTGGCGAGCGTCGTCGTCCCGGCGTACACCGGCGTGCAGCTGGTCTCGGAGACGGTGGCGCGCCGGGCCGACCTGCTGGAGCGCCTGCGCGATCTGTGGACGGTCCTGCTCCCCGGAATCGTGCCGCCGGGCGAGCTCGAGCGACTGCGTCGCCTGCCCGACCTGATCCACTGA
- a CDS encoding energy-coupling factor transporter transmembrane component T family protein — translation MLSLYRPGDGLLHRLPAGPKLLLLLVVVLAVSLLPSAWWAVGVAAGTAVVAYAVAGLRDGMLGMRELARQLVALRWLIVVTLAAQLIFLGPEPAVSNTARVTAAVVLAGLLVLTTRVGDLLDAVERGLRPLDRFGFDSGRAAVLLTVALTTVPVLGRLAGDVREAQRARGARPGLRFFAVPFLILSLKHADQLGEALAARGVR, via the coding sequence ATGCTGAGCCTCTACCGCCCCGGCGACGGCCTCCTGCACCGCCTCCCCGCGGGCCCGAAGCTGCTCCTGCTGCTCGTCGTCGTGCTCGCCGTCTCGCTGCTCCCCTCCGCGTGGTGGGCGGTGGGGGTGGCCGCTGGCACCGCGGTCGTCGCGTACGCGGTCGCCGGGCTGCGGGACGGGATGCTCGGGATGCGCGAACTCGCTCGCCAGCTCGTCGCCCTGCGCTGGCTCATCGTCGTCACGCTCGCGGCCCAGCTGATCTTCCTCGGGCCGGAACCGGCGGTGTCCAACACCGCGCGCGTGACCGCCGCCGTCGTGCTCGCCGGTCTGCTGGTGCTCACCACGCGGGTCGGCGACCTCCTGGACGCCGTCGAGCGCGGGCTGCGACCGCTCGACCGCTTCGGGTTCGACTCCGGGCGGGCGGCGGTGCTGCTCACGGTCGCGCTGACCACGGTGCCGGTGCTCGGGCGGCTGGCGGGCGACGTCCGCGAGGCGCAACGCGCGCGAGGTGCCCGGCCGGGACTGCGCTTCTTCGCGGTGCCCTTCCTCATCCTGTCGCTCAAGCACGCCGACCAGCTCGGCGAGGCGCTCGCGGCGCGGGGTGTGCGATGA
- a CDS encoding biotin transporter BioY, with the protein MTVSTPIAPRRRLDATDLARVAVFAALVAVLGLPSGVTVFGSVPITAQTLGVMLAGAILGPWLGALSMAVLLALVAVGLPLLAGGHGGIGAFVGPSAGYLFGWIAGALVIGLIVHAGRRTPVWWRTLLGMIVGGILVVYLFGVPVQSLVTRLPLDATALMSLVFVPGDLVKAVIATAVVTTLVRAYPRAFRRTWVTDQRGVAADAPAPADSSVP; encoded by the coding sequence ATGACCGTCAGCACCCCCATCGCCCCTCGCCGCCGCCTCGACGCGACCGACCTGGCGCGCGTCGCCGTCTTCGCCGCGCTCGTCGCGGTGCTCGGCCTGCCGTCCGGCGTGACCGTCTTCGGCTCGGTGCCGATCACCGCCCAGACTCTCGGCGTGATGCTGGCCGGCGCCATCCTCGGCCCATGGCTCGGAGCACTGAGCATGGCCGTGCTGCTCGCTCTGGTCGCCGTCGGACTCCCCCTGCTCGCGGGCGGCCACGGCGGCATCGGCGCCTTCGTCGGACCGTCGGCCGGCTACCTGTTCGGCTGGATCGCCGGCGCGCTCGTCATCGGCCTGATCGTGCACGCCGGCCGCCGCACGCCGGTCTGGTGGCGGACGCTGCTCGGGATGATCGTGGGCGGCATCCTCGTCGTCTACCTGTTCGGCGTTCCCGTGCAGAGCCTGGTGACCCGTCTGCCGCTCGACGCCACCGCCCTCATGAGCCTCGTCTTCGTACCGGGCGACCTGGTGAAGGCCGTCATCGCGACCGCGGTGGTGACCACCCTGGTGCGCGCGTACCCGCGGGCCTTCCGCCGCACCTGGGTGACCGACCAGCGCGGCGTGGCGGCCGACGCCCCGGCTCCGGCGGACTCGAGCGTCCCGTGA
- a CDS encoding LCP family protein: protein MRRPNFPASEPGAGGSDQQMPPTQVFGRAPSADPRRPVRATRPASGVPTGSGGAPFDPFGLGGDAPGLGGDGAGRRGGPGGGNGGNGNGRGGSGGAGDDGTPTPPPGGRRGKGPRKHRRAKRIIGWTAAALAVILVVVGGYAAYSYFRFVGGVKHVDVISKPANDVDGQDQNILLVGDDHRPDGASQAELDQLSTTDDGGGTNTDTMMILHIPANGKSATLISLPRDSWVDVPGHGMNKLNAAFSLGGGATDASSGAKLLIQTVQNLTGLSIDHYVRVSLLGFYTIAQALGPVQVCLNNAVDDPYSGANFPAGVSTLDAKQALSFVRQRHGLPRGDLDRVVRQQYFLSVEAHKFLSAGTLLDPGKLTKVLDAVSGSLETDPGLNFLQLAAQLQGLTGGKIQSATIPISGTPTITVDGSDLSIVEVDTAAMPAFIQSLMGTPTAYDKATAAKPADTSVTVLNGGSANGAATTATQTLAAAGFKTGTPGDADTRATTVIQYPAGQEAQAKAVAAFLPGAAVQETSGVSTVTVILGDDGIMPAAPSAGGAATAPPAPAPTPSGPAANYSSTVCIN from the coding sequence GTGCGACGCCCGAACTTCCCCGCCTCAGAGCCCGGTGCCGGCGGCAGCGACCAGCAGATGCCGCCGACGCAGGTCTTCGGCCGCGCGCCGTCGGCCGACCCGCGCCGGCCCGTGCGCGCGACCAGACCGGCCTCGGGCGTGCCGACCGGGAGCGGCGGCGCGCCGTTCGACCCGTTCGGGCTCGGCGGCGACGCCCCGGGTCTCGGCGGCGACGGCGCGGGACGCCGGGGCGGGCCCGGCGGCGGTAACGGCGGTAACGGAAACGGCCGTGGCGGTAGCGGCGGAGCCGGCGACGACGGCACCCCCACCCCGCCCCCGGGCGGCCGACGTGGCAAGGGTCCGCGCAAGCACCGCCGCGCGAAGCGCATCATCGGCTGGACCGCCGCGGCCCTCGCGGTCATCCTGGTCGTCGTCGGCGGGTACGCCGCCTACAGCTACTTCCGGTTCGTCGGCGGCGTCAAGCACGTCGACGTGATCTCCAAGCCCGCCAACGACGTGGACGGCCAGGACCAGAACATCCTGCTCGTCGGCGACGACCACCGGCCGGACGGCGCGTCGCAGGCCGAGCTCGATCAGCTGAGCACGACCGACGACGGCGGCGGGACCAACACCGACACGATGATGATCCTGCACATCCCCGCGAACGGGAAGTCGGCGACCCTGATCTCGCTGCCGCGCGACTCCTGGGTGGATGTGCCCGGCCACGGCATGAACAAGCTCAACGCCGCCTTCTCGCTCGGCGGCGGTGCGACCGATGCCTCCAGTGGTGCGAAGCTCCTCATCCAGACCGTGCAGAACCTCACCGGCCTGAGCATCGACCACTACGTCCGCGTCTCGCTTCTCGGGTTCTACACGATCGCGCAGGCACTCGGCCCCGTACAGGTCTGCCTCAACAACGCGGTCGACGACCCCTACTCCGGAGCGAACTTCCCCGCAGGAGTGTCGACCCTCGACGCGAAGCAGGCGCTGTCGTTCGTGCGTCAGCGGCACGGCCTCCCGCGCGGCGACCTCGACCGCGTGGTGCGGCAGCAGTACTTCCTGTCGGTGGAGGCGCACAAGTTCCTCTCCGCCGGGACGCTGCTCGACCCCGGCAAGCTGACGAAGGTGCTGGATGCGGTGAGCGGCTCGCTGGAGACCGATCCCGGCCTGAACTTCCTGCAGCTGGCCGCCCAGCTGCAGGGCCTGACCGGCGGCAAGATCCAATCCGCCACCATCCCGATCTCCGGCACGCCGACGATCACCGTGGACGGGTCGGACCTCTCGATCGTCGAGGTGGACACAGCGGCGATGCCCGCGTTCATCCAGAGCCTGATGGGGACGCCGACGGCCTACGACAAGGCGACGGCGGCGAAGCCGGCGGACACCAGCGTGACCGTGCTCAACGGCGGCAGTGCGAACGGCGCCGCGACGACGGCGACGCAGACCCTCGCCGCCGCCGGTTTCAAGACCGGAACCCCTGGCGACGCGGACACCCGCGCGACCACCGTCATCCAGTACCCGGCCGGCCAGGAGGCGCAGGCCAAGGCCGTCGCCGCGTTCCTGCCGGGCGCGGCCGTGCAGGAGACCTCCGGCGTGAGCACGGTCACCGTGATCCTCGGCGACGACGGCATCATGCCGGCCGCCCCGTCCGCGGGCGGAGCGGCGACCGCCCCGCCGGCGCCCGCACCCACCCCGTCCGGCCCGGCCGCCAACTACAGCTCCACGGTCTGCATCAACTAG
- a CDS encoding TetR/AcrR family transcriptional regulator C-terminal domain-containing protein yields the protein MRRLAASLDVQPSALYWHFPNKQTLLAELADRIVATRPEGSAAGKDAGPEAAGGADTDWADSVRSEAAALRDALLAYRDGAEVVSSTLALGLGSPETVDRFARAVARGGFDAETSRRAATALLHFVLGHVSHEQQRLQYDSLGVLATGDSSPLDEDDPAAAFAFGVDLLVGGLELSRSRR from the coding sequence ATGCGGCGGCTGGCGGCATCCCTGGATGTGCAGCCGAGCGCGCTCTACTGGCACTTCCCGAACAAGCAGACGCTGCTCGCCGAGCTCGCCGACCGCATCGTCGCGACGCGGCCGGAGGGGAGTGCTGCCGGTAAGGACGCGGGCCCGGAGGCTGCGGGCGGCGCCGACACGGACTGGGCGGATTCCGTCCGCTCGGAGGCCGCCGCCCTGCGCGACGCCCTGCTGGCGTACCGCGACGGCGCCGAGGTGGTCTCCAGCACCCTGGCGCTCGGCCTGGGGTCGCCGGAGACGGTGGACCGCTTCGCCCGCGCGGTCGCGCGGGGCGGCTTCGACGCCGAGACCTCCCGCCGCGCCGCGACCGCGCTGCTGCACTTCGTGCTGGGCCACGTCTCGCACGAGCAGCAGCGCCTGCAGTACGACTCGCTCGGCGTGCTGGCCACGGGCGACAGCTCCCCGCTCGACGAGGACGACCCCGCCGCGGCGTTCGCCTTCGGCGTCGACCTGCTGGTCGGCGGACTGGAGCTCAGTCGCTCCCGAAGGTGA